The Armatimonadota bacterium genome includes a region encoding these proteins:
- a CDS encoding methionyl-tRNA formyltransferase — translation MDSLRVVFLGTPAFALPSLRALAQAAVVVGVVTQPDRPSGRGLVQAPPPVAVAAREMGLALLQPESLRSAEALADLSALRPDLLVTVAYGRLVPGAVLALPPMGCINLHPSLLPEYRGASPIQRAIADGAAATGVTVMHLSEDLDAGDIILQRRVEIGPEETAGELEARLAEEGAALLLESAGQIARGEAQRRTQDHTRATYAGKLSKADGAIQWARPAQTLINLVRAMNPWPCAHTTWRGGVLKIWRAKVMDGQGLPGQVLEAGEAGITVAAGEGAVALVEVQPEGGRRMSAAAFARGHRVAKGDRLGETVAQGGL, via the coding sequence CTGGACTCCCTCCGGGTGGTGTTCCTGGGCACCCCCGCGTTCGCGCTCCCCTCGCTGCGCGCGCTCGCCCAAGCCGCAGTCGTAGTCGGCGTCGTGACCCAGCCCGACCGTCCCTCGGGCCGAGGTCTTGTTCAGGCGCCGCCTCCGGTGGCCGTGGCGGCGCGTGAGATGGGGCTTGCGCTGCTTCAGCCCGAAAGCCTGAGGTCGGCGGAGGCGCTGGCAGATCTGTCGGCACTGCGGCCGGACCTCTTGGTTACCGTGGCGTATGGTCGGCTCGTGCCCGGCGCAGTGCTTGCGCTCCCGCCGATGGGCTGCATAAACCTCCACCCGTCGCTACTCCCGGAGTACCGGGGTGCCTCGCCGATCCAGCGGGCGATAGCCGACGGCGCTGCCGCCACCGGCGTCACGGTAATGCACCTGTCCGAGGATCTCGATGCCGGCGACATCATCCTCCAGCGCCGGGTCGAGATCGGGCCCGAGGAGACCGCAGGCGAACTCGAGGCGCGACTGGCCGAGGAGGGAGCCGCTCTTCTCCTCGAGTCCGCAGGCCAGATCGCCCGGGGCGAGGCGCAGCGCCGGACGCAGGACCACACGCGCGCGACCTATGCGGGGAAGCTCTCGAAGGCCGACGGCGCGATCCAGTGGGCGCGCCCGGCCCAGACTTTGATCAACCTGGTGCGAGCGATGAACCCCTGGCCGTGCGCTCACACGACCTGGCGCGGCGGCGTCCTCAAGATCTGGCGGGCCAAGGTGATGGATGGACAGGGCCTGCCGGGGCAGGTGCTGGAAGCAGGCGAAGCCGGGATCACGGTCGCCGCGGGCGAGGGTGCCGTGGCGCTAGTCGAGGTTCAGCCCGAGGGAGGCCGGCGCATGTCCGCGGCCGCCTTTGCGCGCGGTCACCGCGTGGCCAAGGGCGACCGGCTAGGCGAGACAGTAGCACAAGGAGGCCTGTGA
- the def gene encoding peptide deformylase, with translation MVAARDIITVWDPKAAVLRKRAAPVGRVTREIQRLIETMLDTVRAANGLGLAAPQIGEGVRVVVAQVEDRTVTLVDPEVIRSSGEETAVEACLSVPGMYGDVPRAATISVRGKNRRGRRVTIEATGLLARVLQHEIDHLDGILFLDRVRDPSTIGSVTAPGEAAPAAE, from the coding sequence ATCGTAGCAGCAAGAGACATCATCACGGTCTGGGACCCCAAGGCGGCGGTCCTGCGGAAGCGTGCGGCCCCGGTTGGCAGGGTGACGCGGGAAATCCAGCGGCTCATCGAGACGATGCTGGACACCGTGCGCGCCGCCAACGGGTTGGGTCTTGCCGCGCCGCAGATAGGCGAGGGCGTGCGCGTGGTAGTCGCGCAGGTCGAGGACCGCACCGTGACGCTGGTAGACCCTGAGGTCATCCGGTCCTCCGGCGAGGAGACTGCCGTCGAGGCCTGTCTCTCGGTCCCAGGCATGTACGGGGACGTTCCCAGGGCCGCTACGATCTCGGTGCGGGGCAAGAACCGCCGCGGCCGCCGGGTAACGATCGAGGCCACCGGGTTGCTGGCGCGCGTTCTGCAGCACGAGATTGACCACCTCGATGGCATCCTGTTCCTCGACCGGGTCCGCGACCCCAGCACCATTGGAAGCGTGACCGCTCCTGGCGAGGCCGCCCCGGCGGCCGAGTGA
- the priA gene encoding primosomal protein N' encodes MTRGTGRAPGASQMPGEGPVLVALDLPLRAGDAAFTFSVGVAAGAQRGAGVIVAFGRRLLPGIVLGEGAPRHDLRPVLALAGAAPLVPPEVVELAEWVAQEYLSSVGEALAAAVPWDALWSGARIRCEGPMTADLPAPARAALEAMERKPVSLARAARLLAATWEALGPVAESGALKVVWPEAAEGALGVEAAQPEGAAKPQVGGGLGLAVREAMTGGPRQILVAGWNRTPAYIAAIECARTAGWSTVAAFASVDAASEFARTADDAGLEPVLSHGDLPASARLGAWRRAKGARQALVVGTRATVFAPLAGPVLAIVDEEDGGGHKEERAPRYVTRAVAAERTRAAGVLVIGAATPPVATYARVRDGSLRLFALPSPRVRLGIVDLRRRPDPRQEISRPLLDAVRRTVRQSGRVVLFCDRKGYAGGLQCGECGAVERCRRCGVAMPYDRSRRRLRCRFCALTEAAPHVCSRCGAARLMPMGAGSERLVALLRRITPAVWRFDSDMLGSGAEPAALLAPFRERGGVLVATSLVLPYLGALRPDLVGFVAADRMLHRPEYRAAERALALIRTVGMATRALVLVETADPSHPAVRAAAATSLRPFYAGELEMRSALGYPPFRSLTALRITARTQAAVEAVAAGLAASAPPEIEILGPIPEAGAPLEGRARWEIVVKAADRSAANRLVRPLLLGTGVPRDVRTSADVDPHDL; translated from the coding sequence ATGACGCGCGGCACAGGCCGCGCTCCGGGTGCCAGCCAGATGCCGGGTGAAGGTCCTGTTCTCGTAGCGCTAGACCTACCGCTGCGTGCCGGGGACGCGGCGTTTACCTTCTCAGTCGGCGTTGCTGCGGGCGCGCAGCGCGGGGCAGGGGTCATCGTGGCGTTCGGCCGCCGGCTCCTGCCCGGCATCGTGCTTGGAGAAGGCGCGCCGCGTCACGATCTTCGCCCTGTGCTGGCGCTGGCAGGTGCTGCCCCGCTCGTTCCCCCCGAGGTCGTGGAACTGGCTGAGTGGGTCGCGCAGGAATACCTCTCCTCGGTGGGCGAGGCCCTTGCCGCGGCAGTGCCGTGGGACGCGCTGTGGTCAGGCGCGCGGATTCGCTGCGAGGGCCCGATGACCGCGGACCTGCCCGCCCCGGCCAGGGCCGCGCTGGAGGCAATGGAGCGGAAGCCTGTATCGCTGGCGCGGGCGGCCCGCCTGCTCGCGGCGACGTGGGAGGCACTGGGGCCAGTTGCGGAGAGCGGCGCCCTGAAGGTCGTCTGGCCGGAGGCCGCGGAAGGCGCCCTTGGGGTCGAGGCGGCTCAGCCGGAAGGCGCGGCAAAGCCACAGGTGGGAGGCGGCCTGGGGCTCGCGGTCCGCGAGGCGATGACAGGCGGGCCACGCCAGATCTTGGTCGCCGGATGGAACAGGACCCCCGCGTACATCGCAGCCATCGAGTGTGCGCGCACGGCAGGGTGGTCCACCGTGGCGGCGTTTGCCTCGGTGGATGCCGCATCCGAGTTCGCCCGGACCGCGGATGACGCCGGTCTGGAACCCGTACTGTCGCACGGAGATCTCCCGGCGTCGGCCCGGCTTGGCGCCTGGCGCCGCGCGAAGGGTGCGAGGCAGGCCCTGGTGGTAGGGACGCGCGCGACCGTTTTCGCGCCGCTCGCCGGTCCGGTGCTCGCGATAGTGGACGAAGAGGACGGCGGCGGCCACAAGGAGGAGCGCGCGCCGCGGTACGTGACGCGCGCGGTGGCCGCCGAGCGCACTCGGGCCGCGGGCGTACTGGTGATTGGGGCAGCGACGCCGCCGGTTGCCACCTACGCCAGGGTGCGTGATGGCAGCCTGCGCCTGTTTGCGCTCCCGTCGCCGCGCGTCCGCCTGGGTATAGTTGATCTTAGGCGCCGCCCTGATCCGCGGCAGGAAATCAGCCGCCCGCTCCTCGACGCCGTTCGGAGGACCGTGCGACAATCCGGCCGCGTCGTGCTTTTCTGCGACCGCAAGGGCTATGCCGGAGGTCTGCAGTGCGGCGAGTGTGGCGCGGTTGAACGTTGCCGCCGGTGCGGGGTGGCTATGCCCTACGATCGCAGTCGGCGCCGGCTGCGCTGCAGGTTCTGCGCGCTGACCGAGGCCGCGCCCCATGTCTGCTCGCGGTGCGGCGCCGCGCGTCTGATGCCCATGGGTGCGGGCTCCGAGCGTCTCGTCGCGCTCCTGCGCCGGATCACCCCTGCCGTCTGGAGGTTCGACAGCGATATGCTCGGTTCGGGCGCCGAGCCGGCCGCGCTGCTTGCGCCGTTTCGCGAGCGCGGCGGCGTGCTGGTCGCCACCTCACTCGTGTTGCCCTATCTGGGGGCGCTCCGGCCCGATCTCGTCGGCTTCGTTGCCGCCGACCGGATGCTGCACAGGCCCGAGTATCGGGCCGCGGAGCGGGCGCTAGCGTTGATCCGGACCGTGGGCATGGCAACCCGGGCGTTGGTGCTGGTGGAGACCGCCGATCCCTCTCATCCGGCCGTTCGCGCGGCCGCGGCCACCAGTCTCAGGCCGTTCTACGCCGGCGAGCTCGAAATGCGATCAGCGCTGGGGTATCCACCGTTCCGGTCCCTGACGGCACTCCGCATCACCGCCCGGACGCAGGCGGCCGTTGAGGCAGTCGCGGCCGGACTCGCCGCCTCCGCGCCGCCGGAGATCGAGATCCTGGGCCCGATCCCAGAGGCGGGCGCGCCGTTGGAGGGAAGGGCGCGCTGGGAGATCGTCGTCAAAGCCGCCGATCGGTCGGCCGCGAACCGCCTGGTGCGGCCGCTGTTGCTGGGAACCGGCGTGCCCCGTGACGTGCGGACCAGCGCCGATGTTGACCCGCACGACCTGTGA
- a CDS encoding cytidylate kinase (catalyzes the formation of (d)CDP from ATP and (d)CMP) yields MIVAIGGPIGVGKSTVALGLAERLGIPCVSAGGVFRELAARRGVSVVELNRLAEGDPSIDRDLDQLQAELARSGPCVVESRLAGWMIDADFKVWLDAPLEVRAARVAGREGKDVGGAREELLVRERSEWSRYKALYDIDLADRAPFHLIVDTSRWSPEVIVETLVLLSRGLRAVSEAR; encoded by the coding sequence GTGATCGTTGCCATCGGTGGACCCATCGGTGTGGGGAAGAGCACGGTGGCGCTCGGGCTGGCCGAAAGGCTGGGGATTCCGTGCGTCTCGGCCGGCGGCGTCTTCCGGGAGCTGGCGGCCCGGCGCGGGGTTTCGGTAGTAGAGCTCAACCGCCTGGCCGAGGGCGACCCGTCCATAGACCGTGACCTCGACCAGCTGCAGGCCGAGTTGGCCCGATCCGGGCCGTGCGTCGTGGAGTCGCGCTTGGCCGGGTGGATGATAGATGCCGACTTCAAGGTGTGGCTCGACGCGCCCCTCGAGGTCCGCGCGGCCCGCGTGGCCGGAAGGGAAGGAAAGGACGTCGGGGGTGCCCGCGAGGAGTTGCTGGTGCGTGAACGCAGCGAGTGGTCGCGATACAAGGCCCTCTACGACATTGACCTCGCCGACCGCGCGCCCTTTCACCTGATCGTGGACACGAGCCGCTGGTCCCCCGAGGTCATTGTCGAGACCCTGGTCTTGCTGTCGCGCGGGCTGCGCGCGGTCTCCGAAGCGAGATGA
- a CDS encoding DUF370 domain-containing protein: METRLINIGHGNILAANRIVAIISPDSAPVKRIVQESRERGSLIDATYGRRTRAVVITDSGHVVLSAVQPETLANRYAAREAGEDPAE, encoded by the coding sequence ATGGAGACCCGCCTGATCAACATCGGCCACGGCAACATCCTGGCCGCCAACCGGATCGTGGCCATCATCAGCCCTGATTCGGCACCGGTGAAGCGCATCGTCCAGGAATCCAGGGAGCGCGGCAGCCTGATAGATGCCACCTACGGCCGCCGCACCCGCGCCGTCGTGATCACGGACAGCGGTCACGTGGTGCTATCGGCGGTGCAGCCGGAGACGCTGGCAAACCGCTACGCCGCGCGCGAGGCGGGCGAGGACCCAGCCGAGTGA
- a CDS encoding YicC family protein, with the protein MIRSMTGFGTATADVTGGRLAVEIKSVNHRFSEAQVRLPRDLGALEERVRALVMEQIRRGRVEAIISRDNGTRRQRAFRADVDLAASYTQALRDLAASVGVSGEISLAQLAALPDVLRLEEDRVEVEALWPALEEAVRAAIGALVAMRITEGARLAEDMLARAGAVERMAEAIAARSRGVAQAYGERLRGRLAELLGETPVDEARIAAEIAVFADRSDITEELTRLRSHLEQFRQVVTAEEGAVGRKLEFILQEMGRETNTIGSKANDLEITRAVIEMKGEIESLREQIQNIE; encoded by the coding sequence GTGATCCGCAGCATGACCGGGTTCGGGACTGCCACCGCCGATGTGACGGGCGGGCGGCTTGCCGTGGAGATCAAGTCGGTCAACCACCGGTTCAGTGAGGCCCAGGTGCGGCTGCCGCGCGACCTCGGCGCTCTGGAGGAGCGCGTCCGCGCGCTGGTCATGGAGCAGATACGCCGGGGTCGTGTTGAGGCAATCATCTCGCGCGACAACGGCACGCGCCGACAGCGCGCGTTTCGCGCCGACGTGGACCTGGCCGCTTCCTACACGCAGGCCCTGCGGGATCTGGCGGCAAGCGTGGGCGTAAGCGGTGAGATCAGTCTGGCCCAGCTCGCCGCCCTACCCGATGTGCTGCGCCTGGAAGAGGACCGCGTCGAGGTGGAAGCGCTCTGGCCCGCGCTTGAGGAAGCGGTCCGGGCCGCGATTGGGGCGCTGGTGGCGATGCGCATAACCGAGGGTGCGCGGCTTGCCGAGGACATGCTGGCCCGCGCAGGCGCGGTGGAGCGAATGGCCGAGGCGATCGCCGCGCGGAGCCGCGGGGTGGCGCAGGCCTACGGAGAGCGGCTGCGCGGGCGGCTTGCCGAGCTCCTGGGCGAGACGCCGGTGGACGAAGCCCGGATCGCCGCCGAAATCGCGGTCTTCGCGGACCGGAGCGACATCACCGAGGAACTGACGCGGCTGCGCAGCCACCTGGAGCAATTCCGCCAGGTGGTGACCGCGGAAGAGGGCGCGGTGGGGCGGAAGCTGGAGTTCATCCTCCAGGAGATGGGCCGCGAGACGAACACCATAGGATCCAAGGCCAACGACCTGGAGATCACCCGCGCCGTGATCGAGATGAAGGGCGAGATCGAGAGCCTGCGCGAGCAGATTCAGAACATCGAGTAA
- a CDS encoding fibronectin/fibrinogen-binding protein: MAVPNPVMLRITRFTSARPRIVPAPRNPHGLARGRRGLYRSTEMAIPHSSFDSVVLAAVVAECQDLIGARLHQVLQEGTDGLVLALRRGGRARRLLLSVHSRLGRVHLVEAIEPGAPTPFAQLVRARLEGARLTAIASPAFERIVTCTFETLEGPYDLIAEIMGRHSNLILCSGRIIVGALKQIGPDRSRVREVLPQRPYTRPPQPRPTPLSVTTADLAAPKDKAAWRAVFEAVSGIGPALSWEVCVRAGAEPESPLDERAASDVVSALRAIGDVVTAARFDPVLYRGPDGEPAAYAPFPLDGVRHLLPERSSMSAAVEAVAQSAARRARFEEMRQGLAATVRQALDRVHRTLAAVAEDAREAEGADQLREQGELILAYLSQIAPRAAVLEVPGFDGRPVSIPLDPARSGVENAQACFKRYAKAAAARRRLPARQAALGIERAFLEESATAIVQAEDADDLWEVEQDLVSAGVRKRTRPAGRPRAVASGRSFDLPGGGRVQVGRSARENDHLTFEVAGPDDLWLHARGMPGAHVILLAPGRRKDEPIPEAAVETAARIAAYYSDGRSATRVPVDVTKRRFVRRIRGGRPGQVHYSHERTLTVVPGLPSKTSRS; encoded by the coding sequence GTGGCAGTCCCGAACCCGGTCATGCTGCGGATCACGCGCTTCACTTCGGCCCGCCCGCGGATCGTTCCTGCCCCCAGGAACCCGCACGGGCTTGCGAGAGGACGGCGGGGATTGTATCGTAGCACCGAAATGGCCATCCCCCATTCGTCCTTCGACAGCGTGGTCCTGGCTGCGGTCGTAGCCGAGTGCCAGGACCTGATCGGAGCGCGTCTTCATCAAGTGCTCCAGGAGGGCACGGACGGTCTTGTGCTCGCGCTGCGCCGCGGAGGCCGGGCCCGCAGGCTGCTGCTCTCGGTACACTCCCGCCTCGGCCGGGTTCACCTGGTTGAGGCGATTGAACCCGGGGCCCCTACCCCATTCGCGCAACTCGTGCGCGCACGGCTGGAGGGCGCGCGGTTGACGGCGATCGCATCGCCCGCGTTCGAGCGGATCGTCACCTGCACGTTCGAGACCCTCGAGGGTCCCTACGACCTGATCGCGGAGATCATGGGCCGGCACTCCAACCTGATCCTCTGCTCCGGCCGCATCATCGTAGGCGCGCTCAAGCAGATCGGCCCGGATCGGTCGCGCGTACGCGAGGTCCTGCCCCAGCGGCCCTACACGAGGCCCCCGCAGCCCCGTCCGACACCGTTGAGTGTCACCACCGCCGATCTGGCTGCTCCCAAGGACAAGGCCGCCTGGCGCGCGGTGTTCGAAGCGGTCTCAGGCATCGGTCCTGCCCTGTCGTGGGAAGTGTGCGTGCGGGCAGGTGCTGAGCCAGAGAGCCCGCTGGATGAGCGTGCCGCGAGTGATGTGGTCTCGGCGCTACGCGCGATCGGCGATGTTGTCACCGCGGCGCGGTTCGACCCGGTGCTGTACCGCGGTCCGGACGGCGAGCCCGCGGCCTATGCGCCGTTCCCGCTGGACGGCGTGAGACACCTCCTGCCCGAGCGGTCCTCGATGAGCGCTGCGGTAGAGGCGGTGGCACAGAGCGCAGCCAGGAGGGCACGCTTCGAGGAGATGCGCCAGGGACTCGCCGCAACGGTCCGGCAGGCACTGGATCGCGTTCACCGCACCCTGGCCGCCGTGGCCGAGGACGCGCGGGAAGCCGAAGGCGCCGACCAGTTGCGGGAGCAAGGCGAACTCATTTTGGCTTACCTCTCGCAGATCGCGCCCAGAGCCGCGGTGCTGGAGGTGCCGGGATTCGACGGCCGGCCGGTCAGCATTCCGCTCGATCCTGCACGGTCAGGCGTCGAGAACGCCCAGGCCTGCTTCAAGCGCTACGCGAAGGCGGCCGCGGCCCGCCGACGCCTTCCGGCGCGTCAGGCCGCGCTGGGAATCGAGCGCGCCTTCCTCGAGGAGTCTGCCACGGCTATCGTCCAGGCGGAGGACGCGGACGATCTCTGGGAGGTCGAGCAGGACCTAGTCTCGGCCGGGGTCAGGAAGAGGACGCGGCCTGCCGGACGGCCGCGCGCGGTCGCCTCCGGCCGCTCCTTCGACCTGCCCGGCGGAGGACGGGTCCAGGTGGGCCGCAGCGCTCGGGAGAACGACCACCTGACCTTCGAGGTCGCCGGCCCGGACGACCTCTGGCTGCACGCACGAGGCATGCCGGGAGCACACGTGATCCTGCTGGCCCCAGGCCGGCGCAAAGACGAGCCGATCCCTGAGGCAGCCGTGGAAACCGCGGCCCGGATCGCGGCCTACTACAGCGACGGCCGGTCTGCCACGCGCGTGCCGGTGGACGTAACGAAGCGCAGGTTCGTACGCCGCATCCGGGGCGGCCGGCCCGGTCAGGTACACTACAGCCACGAGCGGACGCTCACGGTCGTACCGGGTCTTCCGTCAAAGACGTCTCGCTCCTGA
- a CDS encoding CRISPR system precrRNA processing endoribonuclease RAMP protein Cas6 has translation MLRFAQYWIRFTALERLRLPVWKGSALRGAFGHVFRRLACVGGRLCPPCKVPDRCPYHYIFETAPLPGSVALRKLTDIPRPFVFEPPEDTSEIYEPGAPFELGLVLIGRGIDFLPHFIVTLRDLGEQGLGFRRGRLGALEITARNGDGSPVEVYTERDRLVRNHDCTVTVDHILQPRLELPSDPRSLALRFHTPTTLRRDGRLVDRPEMGILIRNLIHRVTALSLFHCGAKWPPDREIPGLIRTAKQVRLARSDVRWVDWERFSSRQQTTMKFGGIVGEAVYEGEVGPLLPLLWAGEGVHVGRHCVFGNGRYSMGDMR, from the coding sequence ATGCTGCGATTCGCGCAGTATTGGATCCGCTTCACCGCGCTGGAGCGCCTGCGCCTTCCTGTCTGGAAAGGCTCAGCCCTGCGCGGCGCTTTCGGTCACGTTTTCCGCCGCCTGGCGTGCGTCGGCGGCCGCCTCTGCCCTCCCTGCAAGGTCCCTGACCGCTGCCCCTATCACTACATCTTTGAGACCGCGCCCCTGCCAGGGTCTGTCGCTCTCCGCAAGCTGACCGACATTCCCCGCCCGTTCGTGTTCGAGCCTCCAGAGGACACATCGGAGATCTACGAGCCCGGGGCGCCGTTCGAACTCGGCCTGGTCCTCATAGGCCGCGGAATCGACTTCCTGCCGCACTTCATCGTGACCTTGCGCGACCTTGGTGAGCAGGGCCTGGGGTTCCGCCGTGGACGTCTCGGGGCGCTGGAGATCACGGCGCGCAACGGTGACGGCTCGCCGGTGGAGGTCTACACCGAGCGCGACCGCCTCGTGCGCAACCACGACTGCACCGTGACCGTTGACCACATCCTGCAGCCGCGCCTCGAACTCCCATCCGATCCTCGCTCCCTGGCACTCAGGTTCCACACACCAACGACGCTCCGCCGTGATGGGCGGCTGGTAGATCGCCCGGAGATGGGCATCCTGATTCGCAACCTCATTCACAGGGTCACGGCACTCAGCCTCTTCCACTGCGGCGCGAAGTGGCCACCGGACAGGGAGATCCCAGGGCTCATCCGGACCGCGAAGCAGGTGCGCTTGGCCCGCAGCGACGTCAGGTGGGTGGACTGGGAGCGGTTCAGCAGCCGGCAGCAGACCACGATGAAATTCGGTGGGATTGTGGGCGAGGCGGTCTACGAGGGCGAGGTAGGGCCGTTGCTGCCGCTGCTGTGGGCGGGGGAAGGAGTACATGTGGGGAGGCACTGTGTGTTTGGGAATGGCCGGTATTCCATGGGAGATATGCGGTGA
- the pyrR gene encoding bifunctional pyr operon transcriptional regulator/uracil phosphoribosyltransferase PyrR — MREKARVLDAESIRRAVVRMAHEILERNKTPESLVLLGIRTRGVHLASRLADAIAAIEGVRPPSGALDVARYRDDRPADDSQSAQAAAIPHPVAGRHVVLADDVLFTGRTARAAMDALIDLGRPASIQLAVLIDRGHRELPIRPDYVGKNVPTSAREHVAVRLMETDGRDEVVIEEPEGV; from the coding sequence ATGCGCGAGAAGGCACGCGTGCTTGACGCCGAGAGCATCCGCAGGGCAGTTGTGCGGATGGCCCACGAGATCCTGGAGCGCAACAAGACCCCTGAGAGCCTGGTGCTGCTGGGCATCCGCACCCGCGGCGTGCACCTTGCATCGCGCCTGGCAGACGCCATAGCGGCGATCGAGGGCGTGCGGCCGCCATCTGGGGCGCTCGATGTTGCGCGGTATCGGGACGACCGGCCCGCAGACGACAGTCAGTCGGCGCAGGCCGCTGCGATCCCACACCCGGTGGCAGGACGCCACGTAGTGCTGGCGGACGACGTACTGTTCACCGGCCGCACGGCGCGGGCCGCGATGGACGCGCTGATTGACCTGGGCAGGCCGGCCAGCATCCAGCTCGCTGTGCTGATTGACCGCGGCCACCGCGAGCTGCCTATCCGGCCGGACTACGTCGGGAAGAACGTGCCCACGAGCGCGCGGGAGCACGTGGCCGTGCGGCTAATGGAAACGGATGGGCGGGACGAGGTGGTAATCGAGGAGCCAGAAGGAGTTTAG
- a CDS encoding RluA family pseudouridine synthase yields the protein MPSAAPGFAGRHVFLVEAAAAGRRLDVFLAERVPDVSRARLQGLIATGHVTVAERESAGQRIGGSQHLPAAAETAATRPRPADRVRAGDRIEVVIPPVVPTALEPEPIPLSVVYEDEHLLVVDKPAGMTVHPGAGRQTGTLVHAVLARCPDMAGIGGEHRPGIVHRLDKDTSGLLVVAKNDAAMRRLQAELQARRIRREYLALVHGSVARSEGTVDAPIGRDPRHRTRMAVVASGRRAVTHYRAVERFPGATLLDIQLETGRTHQIRVHCAHIGHPVVGDPVYARRPNQWGMRRQALHARRLVFAHPVGGYEMAFDAPLPTDIGVALGLLRAAAGDPGCVR from the coding sequence GTGCCATCGGCCGCCCCGGGTTTCGCCGGGCGGCACGTGTTTCTCGTCGAGGCGGCGGCCGCGGGCCGGCGTCTCGACGTCTTTCTGGCGGAGCGGGTTCCAGACGTGTCGCGCGCGCGCCTTCAGGGGCTGATAGCCACCGGGCACGTTACGGTAGCCGAGAGAGAGTCCGCGGGGCAGCGCATCGGGGGTTCGCAGCACCTGCCGGCTGCCGCGGAGACCGCGGCGACACGCCCCCGGCCGGCGGATCGGGTGCGCGCGGGCGACCGGATCGAGGTCGTGATCCCGCCGGTCGTTCCCACGGCCCTGGAGCCCGAGCCCATCCCGCTCTCGGTTGTCTACGAGGACGAGCACCTGCTGGTCGTGGACAAACCGGCCGGCATGACGGTGCATCCTGGCGCAGGTCGGCAGACCGGCACGCTGGTTCACGCTGTGCTGGCCCGGTGCCCTGATATGGCCGGGATCGGCGGTGAGCACCGGCCCGGGATCGTGCACCGGTTGGACAAGGACACATCAGGATTGCTGGTCGTGGCCAAGAACGATGCCGCGATGCGACGTCTCCAGGCCGAGCTCCAGGCCAGGCGCATCCGGCGCGAGTACCTGGCTTTGGTGCACGGCAGTGTAGCGCGATCGGAGGGGACGGTGGACGCACCGATCGGTCGAGATCCCCGACACCGCACGCGCATGGCCGTCGTGGCCTCGGGCCGGCGTGCCGTCACTCACTACCGGGCCGTGGAGCGCTTTCCCGGGGCCACGCTGCTCGACATCCAGCTCGAAACCGGCCGGACCCACCAGATAAGGGTGCACTGCGCGCACATCGGCCACCCGGTGGTGGGCGATCCGGTCTACGCCAGGCGGCCCAACCAGTGGGGGATGCGGCGGCAGGCGCTGCACGCGCGCCGCCTTGTATTTGCCCACCCGGTTGGCGGGTACGAGATGGCGTTCGACGCGCCCCTGCCCACGGACATCGGGGTCGCCCTGGGGTTGCTGCGCGCCGCAGCAGGAGATCCAGGATGTGTGCGATGA
- the lspA gene encoding signal peptidase II has translation MLRDLPGVRTAHPPRPPARPALRHALHPVQGARGTNGPQVAPARPSRAGAGHQSRVVLLGAALLVAAADQVIKALVARALPPSASIPVLPGVLSLTHVQNPGVAFGLLSGIPPVAAALVALTLFFLVLYNRGRWLTTRAAGCGFALMAGGACGNLLDRARLGHVVDYIDLHIWPVFNLADVAIVVGAGLLVLVMAREGRQAQSRR, from the coding sequence ATCCTACGGGATCTGCCAGGTGTGCGAACAGCCCATCCACCCCGACCGCCTGCGCGCCCTGCCCTACGCCATGCTCTGCATCCGGTGCAAGGAGCGCGAGGAACGAACGGCCCCCAGGTAGCGCCTGCGCGCCCATCCCGGGCGGGCGCCGGGCACCAATCCCGGGTTGTGCTCTTGGGCGCCGCGCTGCTGGTGGCCGCGGCCGACCAGGTGATCAAGGCGCTGGTCGCCCGCGCCCTTCCTCCCTCGGCCAGCATTCCTGTTCTCCCGGGAGTGCTCAGCCTCACCCATGTACAGAATCCCGGTGTGGCGTTTGGCCTGCTGAGCGGGATCCCGCCGGTCGCGGCAGCGCTCGTCGCCTTGACCCTGTTCTTCCTGGTTCTCTACAATAGAGGCCGCTGGTTGACGACCCGTGCCGCGGGCTGTGGCTTCGCGCTGATGGCGGGTGGTGCCTGCGGCAACCTGCTCGACCGCGCGCGGCTGGGGCACGTGGTAGATTACATTGATCTGCACATCTGGCCGGTGTTCAACCTGGCCGATGTGGCAATAGTTGTTGGCGCCGGGCTCCTGGTGCTGGTGATGGCACGCGAGGGCCGGCAGGCGCAATCCCGGAGGTGA